Proteins encoded within one genomic window of Flavobacterium sp. NG2:
- a CDS encoding PepSY domain-containing protein, translated as MTKSKNKKWSKKLKQKMYKWHRTLGIITIIPVIFWCISGLMHPVMAHWFKPTIAHEKLEVKPIDSTQIKLSIGDVLEKNKIPVFKNFHLVAFNNTTYYQIKTTKENEVLYFDAQTAEELKNGDQIYAEWLSRYFIEDQKSKLASLSLVTEFDSQYKYVNRYLPVWKVTFERDDAMDVYVETTSSKLATYNPTSRKIQLWIFDNFHNWSFLEAISNNALRIIVMLLLLGIIAISAISGIVIYGFFWKVFKKTPVTENESKFKKHHRKIGIAVAFVTFTFTFSGGYHALTKWEPYVLDKMVFTPDFKATDFQSNHLDLKPDSTWTDVSLIQFKNKNYYQVRLAPNEEGEVQNKYIDSKTAVETPNLEAQYAEFLASKFAKMMVKDTALPADCCDVENTNSCIKNAKLLNTEYLYQFDNREYGFVNKRLPVVKLSYDTADKATFYIEPATSRLAALVTDSKRTEGYSFAILHKYLFMDWAGKNIRDLVMALSALGVLVVSLLGLYLFLKRK; from the coding sequence ATGACAAAGTCAAAAAATAAAAAGTGGTCTAAAAAACTCAAGCAAAAAATGTACAAATGGCACAGAACACTGGGAATCATCACGATTATCCCAGTGATTTTCTGGTGTATTTCGGGCTTGATGCATCCTGTGATGGCACATTGGTTTAAACCCACTATTGCTCATGAAAAATTAGAAGTAAAACCCATAGACAGTACCCAAATCAAACTGTCCATTGGAGATGTTTTAGAAAAAAATAAGATTCCTGTTTTTAAAAACTTTCATCTGGTAGCTTTCAACAATACCACTTATTACCAAATAAAAACAACCAAAGAAAACGAAGTCTTGTATTTTGATGCCCAAACGGCTGAGGAATTAAAAAATGGAGATCAAATCTATGCCGAATGGTTGTCACGTTATTTCATAGAGGATCAAAAAAGTAAACTGGCTAGTCTTTCATTAGTAACTGAATTTGACAGTCAGTACAAATACGTCAACCGTTATTTACCCGTTTGGAAAGTAACTTTCGAGCGTGACGATGCCATGGATGTCTATGTAGAAACTACATCAAGCAAACTGGCAACTTACAATCCTACTTCAAGAAAGATACAGCTATGGATTTTTGACAACTTTCACAATTGGAGTTTTCTGGAAGCTATTTCGAATAACGCTCTTCGAATTATAGTGATGCTCTTATTATTGGGAATTATTGCCATATCAGCTATTAGCGGCATTGTTATTTATGGTTTCTTTTGGAAAGTCTTCAAAAAAACACCTGTAACCGAGAACGAAAGCAAGTTCAAAAAACACCACCGAAAAATCGGGATTGCAGTCGCATTTGTAACCTTTACTTTTACTTTCAGCGGTGGTTATCATGCTTTAACCAAGTGGGAGCCTTATGTTTTAGACAAAATGGTGTTTACACCTGATTTTAAAGCGACTGATTTTCAATCAAATCATTTAGACTTAAAACCGGATTCCACTTGGACAGATGTTTCTTTAATTCAGTTTAAAAACAAAAATTATTACCAAGTACGCTTAGCACCTAATGAAGAAGGTGAAGTACAAAATAAATATATTGACTCTAAAACAGCTGTTGAAACTCCAAATCTAGAAGCGCAATATGCTGAATTTTTAGCTAGTAAATTCGCCAAAATGATGGTAAAAGACACGGCACTTCCTGCAGATTGCTGTGATGTCGAAAACACTAATTCCTGTATCAAAAACGCCAAATTATTAAATACAGAATACTTGTATCAGTTTGATAATCGGGAATATGGATTTGTAAACAAACGTTTGCCAGTAGTGAAATTGAGTTACGACACAGCCGATAAAGCTACTTTTTATATTGAACCTGCTACTTCCAGATTAGCGGCTCTAGTAACCGATTCTAAAAGAACCGAAGGCTACAGTTTTGCCATCCTACACAAATATTTATTTATGGATTGGGCTGGAAAAAACATCCGTGATTTGGTAATGGCCTTGTCGGCTCTTGGGGTTTTGGTAGTAAGCCTTTTGGGTTTGTATTTATTCTTAAAAAGAAAATAG